Proteins encoded in a region of the Neodiprion lecontei isolate iyNeoLeco1 chromosome 5, iyNeoLeco1.1, whole genome shotgun sequence genome:
- the LOC107223816 gene encoding target of rapamycin complex subunit lst8 isoform X1 — MTGDGPPNEQVIFVTGGYDHTIKIWQAHTGICQRTAQHTDSQVNALDITPDKQLVAAAGYQHIRMYDLGSSNPNPVINYDGVAKNVTGLGFQEDGKWMYTGGEDCSARIWDLRSRDLQCQRIFQVSAPVNCVCLHPNQAELIVGDQSGVIHLWDLRSDHNEQLIPEAEASIQDIAIDPEGTHMAAVNNKGSCYIWALSGGVGKEPTKLSPRKKLETHKRYALRCQFSPDSSLLVTTSADQTARVWETTDFTETQILKHEAKRWVWDAAFSADSQYIFTASSDGVARLWNVATGVVEREYQGHQKAITALAFRDEVRVSS, encoded by the exons ATGACAGGTGATGGGCCTCCAAATGAACAAGTAATATTCGTAACTGGAGGGTACGATCACACAATAAAAATATGGCAAGCACACACTGGAATTTGTCAACGGACGGCTCAACACACGGACTCT CAAGTTAATGCTTTAGATATTACGCCGGATAAGCAgcttgttgctgctgctggaTATCAACATATTCGTATGTATGATTTGGGATCGAGTAATCCAAATCCTGTTATCAATTACGATGGCGTTGCTAAGAACGTTACTGGGCTTGGTTTTCAG gAAGACGGGAAGTGGATGTATACAGGGGGCGAAGATTGTTCAGCAAGGATCTGGGATCTTAG ATCACGAGATCTGCAGTGCCAAAGAATCTTTCAAGTTTCAGCCCCAGTGAACTGTGTATGTCTGCACCCAAATCAAGCTGAATTAATAGTTGGTGATCAAAGTGGTGTTATTCACTTGTGGGACCTTCGATCTGACCATAACGAACAATTG ATACCAGAAGCAGAGGCGTCTATACAGGACATAGCCATAGATCCGGAAGGTACTCATATGGCTGCTGTAAATAATAAGGGAAGTTGTTACATATGGGCGTTGTCTGGTGGTGTAGGCAAAGAACCTACTAAATTGAGTCCCAGAAAAAAGCTTGAAACCCACAAACGTTATGCACTCAGATGTCAGTTTAGTCCGGACTCTTC GCTTTTGGTAACAACATCTGCCGATCAGACAGCAAGAGTATGGGAAACGACCGATTTTACAGAAACGCAAATTTTGAAGCATGAGGCGAAAAGATGGGTGTGGGATGCTGCATTCAGCGCAGattctcagtatatatttaCAG CTTCTTCAGATGGCGTTGCAAGATTGTGGAATGTTGCAACTGGAGTTGTCGAGCGAGAATACCAAGGCCACCAAAAAGCTATCACAGCACTAGCTTTCAGAGATGAGGTTCGCGTTTCGTCTTGA
- the LOC107223816 gene encoding target of rapamycin complex subunit lst8 isoform X2 encodes MASTHWNLSTDGSTHGLYITPDKQLVAAAGYQHIRMYDLGSSNPNPVINYDGVAKNVTGLGFQEDGKWMYTGGEDCSARIWDLRSRDLQCQRIFQVSAPVNCVCLHPNQAELIVGDQSGVIHLWDLRSDHNEQLIPEAEASIQDIAIDPEGTHMAAVNNKGSCYIWALSGGVGKEPTKLSPRKKLETHKRYALRCQFSPDSSLLVTTSADQTARVWETTDFTETQILKHEAKRWVWDAAFSADSQYIFTASSDGVARLWNVATGVVEREYQGHQKAITALAFRDEVRVSS; translated from the exons ATGGCAAGCACACACTGGAATTTGTCAACGGACGGCTCAACACACGGACTCT ATATTACGCCGGATAAGCAgcttgttgctgctgctggaTATCAACATATTCGTATGTATGATTTGGGATCGAGTAATCCAAATCCTGTTATCAATTACGATGGCGTTGCTAAGAACGTTACTGGGCTTGGTTTTCAG gAAGACGGGAAGTGGATGTATACAGGGGGCGAAGATTGTTCAGCAAGGATCTGGGATCTTAG ATCACGAGATCTGCAGTGCCAAAGAATCTTTCAAGTTTCAGCCCCAGTGAACTGTGTATGTCTGCACCCAAATCAAGCTGAATTAATAGTTGGTGATCAAAGTGGTGTTATTCACTTGTGGGACCTTCGATCTGACCATAACGAACAATTG ATACCAGAAGCAGAGGCGTCTATACAGGACATAGCCATAGATCCGGAAGGTACTCATATGGCTGCTGTAAATAATAAGGGAAGTTGTTACATATGGGCGTTGTCTGGTGGTGTAGGCAAAGAACCTACTAAATTGAGTCCCAGAAAAAAGCTTGAAACCCACAAACGTTATGCACTCAGATGTCAGTTTAGTCCGGACTCTTC GCTTTTGGTAACAACATCTGCCGATCAGACAGCAAGAGTATGGGAAACGACCGATTTTACAGAAACGCAAATTTTGAAGCATGAGGCGAAAAGATGGGTGTGGGATGCTGCATTCAGCGCAGattctcagtatatatttaCAG CTTCTTCAGATGGCGTTGCAAGATTGTGGAATGTTGCAACTGGAGTTGTCGAGCGAGAATACCAAGGCCACCAAAAAGCTATCACAGCACTAGCTTTCAGAGATGAGGTTCGCGTTTCGTCTTGA
- the LOC124294526 gene encoding uncharacterized protein LOC124294526: MSKSPVTNDKEQKNEAHSKPATKNDKKNDVKILYVRDTGDSSRRPIVQDGIQKEVIRQERKSQISWNKKYDYLSGNNFQRILAEEAVKAGLPEDTFVKRKKNDASITKRFRHKLAASPPIPKTSTGIVGWRSSQEEYRLEFNGPMYISPKRTTSPPPEPDALPITHQRWIFLG, encoded by the exons ATGAGCAAGTCTCCCGTGACAAACgataaagaacaaaaaaacgaaGCTCACTCAAAACCGGCTactaaaaatgacaaaaagaaCGATGTTAAAATTTTGTACGTTCGAGATACGGGTGATTCGTCTAGAAGACCCATTGTACAAGATGGAATACA AAAGGAAGTGATCCGTCAAGAACGCAAATCACAAATcagttggaataaaaaatatgactaTTTGAGTGGGAACAATTTTCAACGG ATACTTGCCGAGGAAGCTGTGAAGGCCGGACTTCCAGAGGATACATTCgtaaaacgcaaaaaaaatgATGCATCAATAACTAAACGTTTTAGACATAAGTTGGCTGCCTCGCCACCAATTCCAAAGACGAGTACAGGCATTGTTGGATGGCGATCTTCGCAGGAAGAGTATCGCTTGGAATTTAACGGACCTATGTATATTTCGCCAAAACGAACAACCAGCCCACCACCGGAACCCGATGCCCTTCCAATAACTCATCAACGATGGATATTTCTTGGATGA
- the LOC107223815 gene encoding ADP-ribosylation factor-binding protein GGA1 isoform X3 — MMLLDACMKRCGSSFHAEVGKFRFLNEMIKLVSPKYLGSRTPATVQQMVLKLLCTWTQQYPGEVKIKEAYDMLKKQGVVKEDIAALSVDSEDSSKSSKSKHPIFEDDEKSKLLQKLLQSKNPDDLLAANRLIKTMVKEDERRVQQNSRRIMELESVHNNVRLLSEMLDSFNKSQASADDLELMKELYQACERLRPNVFRLANESQDNQEMLNEVLAANDELGQVFDKYIAVIVLGQQPGKTKSNATNGSSLLDLSASNELDLSAPVTLPVNKANESDSKNSQTDLEMLGDIFSSLEATTTTATTQNTPSLLSDASIMQPVSISPLVVKAQDCTNTEKVDSKSKALEDLDALGESLLKQNLTSFSAARTQFNNISKPPAKVPMNSMAKPPIEPNLNGPSTVSLTSEDSNLVDLMKGSRLKPELVMKDQSHSSLQRLPNGDDSLVDISDITQPVSVEVKHADSVTTKEVKTTPVSTEPEIKPLTDINVTLETIKPGTIPPLMVIDEKNAISVVLHFARDSPRPDVSVIVVTTMSKNSNPLTNYLFQAVVPKTCKCRLQPPSGTNLPAHNPFLPPSAITQIMLIANPNKISVSLKFMLSYTMEDETVTEMGEVDKLPIA; from the exons ATGATG ctATTGGATGCTTGCATGAAGCGGTGTGGATCATCGTTTCATGCGGAGGTTGGCAAATTTCGGTTCCTTAATGAAATGATCAAGCTCGTATCTCCAAAATATTTAGGGAGCCGGACACCCGCTACTGTACAACAAATGGTATTGAAGCTTCTTTGTACTTGGACCCAACAGTATCCTGGCGAGGTCAAAATCAAGGAAGCATATGATATGCTTAAAAAGCAAGGCGTAGTGAAG GAGGATATTGCAGCGCTTTCAGTTGATTCAGAAGACTCGAGTAAGTCTTCAAAATCCAAGCACCCAATATTCGAAGATGATGAGAAGTCGAAGctgttgcaaaaattgttACAGAGTAAAAATCCTGATGATTTACTAGCAGCTAATAGACTAATCAAAACTATGGTCAAAGAG GATGAAAGAAGAGTGCAACAAAACTCACGCCGGATCATGGAGTTAGAATCGGTTCACAACAATGTGAGGCTATTGTCTGAGATGTTAGACTCTTTCAACAAGAGTCAAGCTAGTGCGGACGATCTCGAATTAATGAAAGAACTTTATCAGGCTTGCGAACGGTTGAGGCCAAACGTCTTTAGATTAGCTAATGAATCCCAAGATAATCAGGAAATGCTTA ACGAAGTCCTTGCTGCAAATGATGAGCTAGGTCAAGTGTTCGATAAATATATAGCGGTAATTGTTCTTGGTCAACAACCAGGAAAAACGAAAAGCAATGCCACCAATGGATCATCACTATTAGATCTCTCTGCTTCCAATGAACTAGATCTATCAGCACCAGTAACATTACCGGTTAATAAGGCGAATGAATCTGATTCAAAGAACTCCCAAACAGACCTGGAGATGTTGGGTGACATTTTTAGCTCGCTGGAAGCAAcgacaacaacagcaacaacccAAAATACGCCTTCATTATTATCAGATGCTAGCATTATGCAACCAGTCAGCATTTCCCCTCTAGTCGTTAAAG CGCAAGACTGTACCAACACTGAGAAAGTAGATAGCAAATCTAAAGCACTTGAAGATTTAGATGCCCTAGGGGAGTCTCTACTAAAACAAAATCTCACGTCATTTTCTGCTGCTCGTACTCAGTTTAACAATATCAG TAAACCACCTGCAAAGGTGCCGATGAATAGTATGGCAAAGCCTCCAATTGAACCAAACCTCAACGGTCCGTCGACAGTGAGTTTAACATCTGAGGATTCTAATTTGGTTGATCTCATGAAAGGCTCCAGACTCAAACCAGAATTGGTAATGAAGGATCAGTCTCATAGTAGTCTACAAAGATTGCCAAATGGTGATGACTCACTTGTCGATATTAGTGACATCACCCAACCAGTAAGCGTGGAAGTGAAACATGCAGATTCTGTAACAACAAAAGAGGTCAAAACGACGCCTGTCTCTACAGAGCCAGAAATAAAACCTTTGACTGATATAAATGTTACACTCGAAACTATCAAGCCAG gGACAATTCCTCCACTAATGGTGATTGATGAGAAAAATGCAATATCGGTGGTTTTACATTTTGCTAGAGATAGCCCGCGACCTGACGTATCAGTTATTGTTGTTACGACAATGAGCAAGAATTCGAACCCACTTACCAATTACTTATTCCAAGCTGTTGTTCCTAAG ACATGTAAATGTAGACTTCAACCACCATCGGGAACAAACTTGCCTGCACATAACCCATTCTTACCACCATCAGCGATAACGCAGATCATGCTTATTGCAAATCCAAACAAG atttctgTCTCCTTGAAGTTCATGCTCAGTTATACAATGGAAGATGAGACGGTGACAGAGATGGGGGAGGTGGATAAATTACCAATTGCATAA
- the LOC107223815 gene encoding ADP-ribosylation factor-binding protein GGA1 isoform X2 encodes MDVVTTSLEALIQRVTNPQNQFTDVAAIEAFCVMLGKESEGAHIASKLLATHIQSPTEWEALQALALLDACMKRCGSSFHAEVGKFRFLNEMIKLVSPKYLGSRTPATVQQMVLKLLCTWTQQYPGEVKIKEAYDMLKKQGVVKEDIAALSVDSEDSSKSSKSKHPIFEDDEKSKLLQKLLQSKNPDDLLAANRLIKTMVKEDERRVQQNSRRIMELESVHNNVRLLSEMLDSFNKSQASADDLELMKELYQACERLRPNVFRLANESQDNQEMLNEVLAANDELGQVFDKYIAVIVLGQQPGKTKSNATNGSSLLDLSASNELDLSAPVTLPVNKANESDSKNSQTDLEMLGDIFSSLEATTTTATTQNTPSLLSDASIMQPVSISPLVVKAQDCTNTEKVDSKSKALEDLDALGESLLKQNLTSFSAARTQFNNISKPPAKVPMNSMAKPPIEPNLNGPSTVSLTSEDSNLVDLMKGSRLKPELVMKDQSHSSLQRLPNGDDSLVDISDITQPVSVEVKHADSVTTKEVKTTPVSTEPEIKPLTDINVTLETIKPGTIPPLMVIDEKNAISVVLHFARDSPRPDVSVIVVTTMSKNSNPLTNYLFQAVVPKISVSLKFMLSYTMEDETVTEMGEVDKLPIA; translated from the exons ATGGATGTGGTTACTACGAGCCTCGAGGCTTTAATAC aGAGGGTTACCAATCCGCAGAATCAATTCACAGATGTTGCAGCTATCGAGGCTTTCTGTGTTATGCTAGGCAAAGAATCTGAAGGTGCGCACATCGCCAGCAAGTTATTGGCAACGCACATTCAGTCGCCTACAGAATGGGAGGCTCTGCAAGCTCTCGCG ctATTGGATGCTTGCATGAAGCGGTGTGGATCATCGTTTCATGCGGAGGTTGGCAAATTTCGGTTCCTTAATGAAATGATCAAGCTCGTATCTCCAAAATATTTAGGGAGCCGGACACCCGCTACTGTACAACAAATGGTATTGAAGCTTCTTTGTACTTGGACCCAACAGTATCCTGGCGAGGTCAAAATCAAGGAAGCATATGATATGCTTAAAAAGCAAGGCGTAGTGAAG GAGGATATTGCAGCGCTTTCAGTTGATTCAGAAGACTCGAGTAAGTCTTCAAAATCCAAGCACCCAATATTCGAAGATGATGAGAAGTCGAAGctgttgcaaaaattgttACAGAGTAAAAATCCTGATGATTTACTAGCAGCTAATAGACTAATCAAAACTATGGTCAAAGAG GATGAAAGAAGAGTGCAACAAAACTCACGCCGGATCATGGAGTTAGAATCGGTTCACAACAATGTGAGGCTATTGTCTGAGATGTTAGACTCTTTCAACAAGAGTCAAGCTAGTGCGGACGATCTCGAATTAATGAAAGAACTTTATCAGGCTTGCGAACGGTTGAGGCCAAACGTCTTTAGATTAGCTAATGAATCCCAAGATAATCAGGAAATGCTTA ACGAAGTCCTTGCTGCAAATGATGAGCTAGGTCAAGTGTTCGATAAATATATAGCGGTAATTGTTCTTGGTCAACAACCAGGAAAAACGAAAAGCAATGCCACCAATGGATCATCACTATTAGATCTCTCTGCTTCCAATGAACTAGATCTATCAGCACCAGTAACATTACCGGTTAATAAGGCGAATGAATCTGATTCAAAGAACTCCCAAACAGACCTGGAGATGTTGGGTGACATTTTTAGCTCGCTGGAAGCAAcgacaacaacagcaacaacccAAAATACGCCTTCATTATTATCAGATGCTAGCATTATGCAACCAGTCAGCATTTCCCCTCTAGTCGTTAAAG CGCAAGACTGTACCAACACTGAGAAAGTAGATAGCAAATCTAAAGCACTTGAAGATTTAGATGCCCTAGGGGAGTCTCTACTAAAACAAAATCTCACGTCATTTTCTGCTGCTCGTACTCAGTTTAACAATATCAG TAAACCACCTGCAAAGGTGCCGATGAATAGTATGGCAAAGCCTCCAATTGAACCAAACCTCAACGGTCCGTCGACAGTGAGTTTAACATCTGAGGATTCTAATTTGGTTGATCTCATGAAAGGCTCCAGACTCAAACCAGAATTGGTAATGAAGGATCAGTCTCATAGTAGTCTACAAAGATTGCCAAATGGTGATGACTCACTTGTCGATATTAGTGACATCACCCAACCAGTAAGCGTGGAAGTGAAACATGCAGATTCTGTAACAACAAAAGAGGTCAAAACGACGCCTGTCTCTACAGAGCCAGAAATAAAACCTTTGACTGATATAAATGTTACACTCGAAACTATCAAGCCAG gGACAATTCCTCCACTAATGGTGATTGATGAGAAAAATGCAATATCGGTGGTTTTACATTTTGCTAGAGATAGCCCGCGACCTGACGTATCAGTTATTGTTGTTACGACAATGAGCAAGAATTCGAACCCACTTACCAATTACTTATTCCAAGCTGTTGTTCCTAAG atttctgTCTCCTTGAAGTTCATGCTCAGTTATACAATGGAAGATGAGACGGTGACAGAGATGGGGGAGGTGGATAAATTACCAATTGCATAA
- the LOC107223815 gene encoding ADP-ribosylation factor-binding protein GGA1 isoform X1, whose amino-acid sequence MDVVTTSLEALIQRVTNPQNQFTDVAAIEAFCVMLGKESEGAHIASKLLATHIQSPTEWEALQALALLDACMKRCGSSFHAEVGKFRFLNEMIKLVSPKYLGSRTPATVQQMVLKLLCTWTQQYPGEVKIKEAYDMLKKQGVVKEDIAALSVDSEDSSKSSKSKHPIFEDDEKSKLLQKLLQSKNPDDLLAANRLIKTMVKEDERRVQQNSRRIMELESVHNNVRLLSEMLDSFNKSQASADDLELMKELYQACERLRPNVFRLANESQDNQEMLNEVLAANDELGQVFDKYIAVIVLGQQPGKTKSNATNGSSLLDLSASNELDLSAPVTLPVNKANESDSKNSQTDLEMLGDIFSSLEATTTTATTQNTPSLLSDASIMQPVSISPLVVKAQDCTNTEKVDSKSKALEDLDALGESLLKQNLTSFSAARTQFNNISKPPAKVPMNSMAKPPIEPNLNGPSTVSLTSEDSNLVDLMKGSRLKPELVMKDQSHSSLQRLPNGDDSLVDISDITQPVSVEVKHADSVTTKEVKTTPVSTEPEIKPLTDINVTLETIKPGTIPPLMVIDEKNAISVVLHFARDSPRPDVSVIVVTTMSKNSNPLTNYLFQAVVPKTCKCRLQPPSGTNLPAHNPFLPPSAITQIMLIANPNKISVSLKFMLSYTMEDETVTEMGEVDKLPIA is encoded by the exons ATGGATGTGGTTACTACGAGCCTCGAGGCTTTAATAC aGAGGGTTACCAATCCGCAGAATCAATTCACAGATGTTGCAGCTATCGAGGCTTTCTGTGTTATGCTAGGCAAAGAATCTGAAGGTGCGCACATCGCCAGCAAGTTATTGGCAACGCACATTCAGTCGCCTACAGAATGGGAGGCTCTGCAAGCTCTCGCG ctATTGGATGCTTGCATGAAGCGGTGTGGATCATCGTTTCATGCGGAGGTTGGCAAATTTCGGTTCCTTAATGAAATGATCAAGCTCGTATCTCCAAAATATTTAGGGAGCCGGACACCCGCTACTGTACAACAAATGGTATTGAAGCTTCTTTGTACTTGGACCCAACAGTATCCTGGCGAGGTCAAAATCAAGGAAGCATATGATATGCTTAAAAAGCAAGGCGTAGTGAAG GAGGATATTGCAGCGCTTTCAGTTGATTCAGAAGACTCGAGTAAGTCTTCAAAATCCAAGCACCCAATATTCGAAGATGATGAGAAGTCGAAGctgttgcaaaaattgttACAGAGTAAAAATCCTGATGATTTACTAGCAGCTAATAGACTAATCAAAACTATGGTCAAAGAG GATGAAAGAAGAGTGCAACAAAACTCACGCCGGATCATGGAGTTAGAATCGGTTCACAACAATGTGAGGCTATTGTCTGAGATGTTAGACTCTTTCAACAAGAGTCAAGCTAGTGCGGACGATCTCGAATTAATGAAAGAACTTTATCAGGCTTGCGAACGGTTGAGGCCAAACGTCTTTAGATTAGCTAATGAATCCCAAGATAATCAGGAAATGCTTA ACGAAGTCCTTGCTGCAAATGATGAGCTAGGTCAAGTGTTCGATAAATATATAGCGGTAATTGTTCTTGGTCAACAACCAGGAAAAACGAAAAGCAATGCCACCAATGGATCATCACTATTAGATCTCTCTGCTTCCAATGAACTAGATCTATCAGCACCAGTAACATTACCGGTTAATAAGGCGAATGAATCTGATTCAAAGAACTCCCAAACAGACCTGGAGATGTTGGGTGACATTTTTAGCTCGCTGGAAGCAAcgacaacaacagcaacaacccAAAATACGCCTTCATTATTATCAGATGCTAGCATTATGCAACCAGTCAGCATTTCCCCTCTAGTCGTTAAAG CGCAAGACTGTACCAACACTGAGAAAGTAGATAGCAAATCTAAAGCACTTGAAGATTTAGATGCCCTAGGGGAGTCTCTACTAAAACAAAATCTCACGTCATTTTCTGCTGCTCGTACTCAGTTTAACAATATCAG TAAACCACCTGCAAAGGTGCCGATGAATAGTATGGCAAAGCCTCCAATTGAACCAAACCTCAACGGTCCGTCGACAGTGAGTTTAACATCTGAGGATTCTAATTTGGTTGATCTCATGAAAGGCTCCAGACTCAAACCAGAATTGGTAATGAAGGATCAGTCTCATAGTAGTCTACAAAGATTGCCAAATGGTGATGACTCACTTGTCGATATTAGTGACATCACCCAACCAGTAAGCGTGGAAGTGAAACATGCAGATTCTGTAACAACAAAAGAGGTCAAAACGACGCCTGTCTCTACAGAGCCAGAAATAAAACCTTTGACTGATATAAATGTTACACTCGAAACTATCAAGCCAG gGACAATTCCTCCACTAATGGTGATTGATGAGAAAAATGCAATATCGGTGGTTTTACATTTTGCTAGAGATAGCCCGCGACCTGACGTATCAGTTATTGTTGTTACGACAATGAGCAAGAATTCGAACCCACTTACCAATTACTTATTCCAAGCTGTTGTTCCTAAG ACATGTAAATGTAGACTTCAACCACCATCGGGAACAAACTTGCCTGCACATAACCCATTCTTACCACCATCAGCGATAACGCAGATCATGCTTATTGCAAATCCAAACAAG atttctgTCTCCTTGAAGTTCATGCTCAGTTATACAATGGAAGATGAGACGGTGACAGAGATGGGGGAGGTGGATAAATTACCAATTGCATAA